DNA from Lactobacillus johnsonii:
ATCGGGGACAAGCAAATTTAAAATAGCCTTTAAACTAGTAGTTTTTCCTGCACCGTTAAAGCCTAAAAAAGCGGTAATTTTCCCTTCTGGGATTTCAAAAGATAAATTATTAATAGCCGTAATTTTCTTTTTCCTAGTATTAAAACTCTTGCTTAAATTTTCTACTTTAAGTAACATTTTATCCCCCTCTTAGTTTTTTTTGAGCTTATTATTAATTTCTTTAACGTCACGAAATAAATGTAACAAGTAAGCTCCATAGGCAATTACATACATTAAAAGAAATTCGCTCAACACTTCAATCAATAGTAGCCATGAAAAAACGAAATCATTTAAAGCAAACGTGAAGATTAGCCATGCAATTAAACAGACAAAGAAGTTAACAATGATTTGTTTTCGCAATGACCAATCATCTTTAGCAAAAACAAAGCCAGCAACATAAAAGAAAATTCCAATTACAAACGAAGCAATAATCCAAAAGATAAGGCTTGAAACTTCAACCGTCGCACTAACAAAATTTCTACCATGGAGTGTAAGGAGCACTTCTATGCCAAACCAAATCATTCCAATCCCGATTCCAATTAATCCACTGATTATACTTTCATTTATCTTTTTCATAAGCCCAGCCTCTCTTTCAGATTCTTGATTTTTCGTCTGGAAATTTGCACGCGTAAACCATTTTTCATAACTGCGTCAATATTCCCATTACTAATAATTTCCAGGTGATCGATAAAGCGATAATTGATAATTGCACTCCGGGATGTCTCGATAAAATCACTTGGCAAACTATCTTTTACTTGATAAAG
Protein-coding regions in this window:
- a CDS encoding DUF3021 domain-containing protein — its product is MKKINESIISGLIGIGIGMIWFGIEVLLTLHGRNFVSATVEVSSLIFWIIASFVIGIFFYVAGFVFAKDDWSLRKQIIVNFFVCLIAWLIFTFALNDFVFSWLLLIEVLSEFLLMYVIAYGAYLLHLFRDVKEINNKLKKN